One Elusimicrobiaceae bacterium genomic window, ATTGCGCGGCAAGAATCTGGGATTAGCCGGCCCGAATCCGGCAAAAATTCCCACAGGTATCCGGTCCGGATCCGCAGAGAATGTAAATATCGCGTGTACGGGGCCGAAGTTGGGCCCTTTGGTACTGGCAATATGCCGGAAATATTCATAACCTATGTGATAAACCGGATCAGGAGGTGTTTCCATGCCGAACAGATTTATAATCGGGATGTCCGTGGAGCCTACCCTCAAAGATTGTGTGCGAACAGTCAAAGGCATCCGGAGCTGTTGAGAAAAAGCTGACGGCTGTTTATGGACCGGCGAACAGGGCGAAAGCGGTCAAAAATGACTGATTTTAATAACCGGAGAAAACCGCCTCATGGCAAGATTCCCGGATTGCCTGACAGGGTTCTGAAATAATTTTCTGTCATGGCGGAAGATTGTTTTTCCGAAGTTGCGGGCCGGGGTTTTTTGATCGGGAAGATTTCCACCCGGCTGAGCCCGTAATTCGGATAATCCGCCTGAAACACAAGCGGCGGGAATTGCCCGGCCAGCTGTTTGTAAAACAGCCGCCAGGCTTGCGCCTGTGCGGCAAGTCCGAGTGTGTCGAGCTGCCGGAGCTGCCGGGTTTTATGGATATTTTCCAGCAAAACATAATCGGTATCCGCGCTCAGGCTGTCAATATCGGGCGGATAAAATTCTTTCAATTTCTCGTAACACAGGTACGGATAGTTGAGCGGTTCAGTGCCGATCTTCAGGCCCAGCTCATAAACCGGCGGATTGGCCCATGAATGGGCGTAGCAGACCAGCCTGTCGCCGGGCCTTGCATGTTCCCTAAGCCATTGCGCCGGCCGGGTGCGCGTCTGTTCTATGGAGCGCGCTCTTGCGCGGGCTTGTGCGGCAAGCGGCCCGAACGAATGATTGTTGAGTGAAAGCGCGCTCAGGCCCAGCGCAATCGCGCAGAGCCGCCAGTAAAGCTGTTTCCCTGCTTTGAAACGCTCTCCTAAATAGCCAAGGCCGTATCCGGCAACCAGCAGCTGCATTACCGGATAATAAATTCCCCAGTGGCTCAGCTTGGGCATGAACAGCCCTGAAACCGCCGCCGGCACGAACGCCCAGAGCGTCAGCGCGGCTTTTTGCTCTTTGAGCCGGAACGCCGCGTATGCGGTTACAATCAGCGTCGCGGCCGACAGCGGCAGGAACAGGAAACCGTAGCCGTGGAATTCGTTCACGCTGTAGAATAAATACGGATGAACCGACAGCAGCGCATGATGCGCCGACTGATGCGCGAACCGCGCGCTCAGCAGGGCGGGTACGCTGGGCGCGGCGTAGATTATTCTGAGCGACAGCAGCAGCGATGCCATGAGAAAAAAATACGCCGCCGACTTGATGTTTCCCGGCGCGGTTTTCCCGCCGGCCCGCCACAGCGCATACAAAGCTGGCGGCAGAAATACCGCCGCCGTTATTTTGGTGTTTACAAGCAAAGCCAGCGTGATACCCAGAAACGCGAAATTACGCGCTTTGCCGGGGTTTTGCAGTATGCTCAAGCACAGCAGCAGGCTAAAAATTCCGAGCGGAGGAATAAGATGGTCAATCCGCAGCAGATCAACGGAGCGCATCTGCGGGTTCAGCGCGAACAGCACGGCAAGCATTGCCGCGGCAAGCCGCGAGCGGGTGAGCTTAAGCGCCAGGAGAAACAGCAGCAGTATGGCCGCCACATCCGCTCCGGCCGACACAAGCCGTATCGCCAGAATGGACAGGCTTGTGTCATTGCCGGCGGCCGGCAGATTCAAAACCGCCGCGGCGGCTTTTAACGCCAGCCCCGCGCCAGAATAAAAATAATACTGCGCGTCGCCGTACGGGTGCAGGCCGGGCCGGTCGAGCCGATCGGGATCCAGCTTCAGGATTGCCTGCATGAACGCGGTTGTCGTGGCGATATGTTCCGCGGAATCGGGTTCAAAAGAATGCCGGAAACAAGTGTCGAAAAACGGCACGGTTGTCATTATGGCGAACAGGAGCACCGCCGCAAGGACAGGCGTTTTCAGTCTATCCGGTTTGAACGCCGGGAACGATAAGATGTCCTTTATGGCCATTTTCTGTATGAACGGACTGCCGGCATATTGCATCATTATACTGAATAAGCCGGTCTGCGCGGCCCTCCCGGCGCTCAGTTTTCGATCCGCTTGGAAAAGTACCCGTAAAGCGCCGGCAGGACAAGAAGGGTAAGCGCGGTCGAGGTGAACAGCCCGCCGGTAACCACCACGGCGAGCGGGCGCTGCACTTCTGAACCGGGCCCGGACGCGAACAGCAGCGGAACAAGGCTTGTGATCGTTATCAGCGCGGTCATCAGCACGGGGCGCAGGCGGCGTTCACAGCCGGTTCTTATCGCGTCATTGACGGAGTAACCGGCGTGGCGCAACTGGTTTATGCAGGTGACCATAACCACGCCGTTTAATACCGCCACTCCGAACAGCGCGATGAACCCCACCACCGCCGGGACCGAAAGGTACAGGCCCGCCAGCCACAGCGAAAAAATTCCGCCCGCCAGCGCGAGCGGAAGGTTTAACAGCACCAGCAGGGCCTGCCGCATGGAATTGAACGTCGCCGCGAGCAGCAGAAATATCAGCGCGATAACCGCCGGCACGATCAGCGAGAGTTTTCGCATGGCGCGCTGCTGGTTTTCGAACTGGCCGCCCCACTGCAGATAATAGCCCGGCGGAATAAACACTTTTTTCGCGATCGCGCGGCGCGCCTCGGCCACGAATCCGCCCAGATCGCGCCCGCTCGCGCTGGCTTCGACCAGTACGCAGCGCTTGCCGGCTTCGCGCCCGATCTGGACGGGGCCGTCCACCCGCCTGATATCGGCCAGCATGGCCAGCGGGATGCGCGCGCCGCCGGCCGGAGAGGTTATGATAAGTCTGCCGAGCGCTTCGACGGAGTCGCGTGCTTCGTCGGGCAGTTTTACTGTTATGTCAAACGCGCGGTCGCCTTCATGGATGGAGCCGGCTGGTTTGCCGCCCAGCGCGGTTTCTATGACGCCGTTGATGTCCTCCACATTCAGCCCGTAGCGCGAGATGCGCGCGCGGTCAATGCCGATGTTTATGTAAGACTGGCCGCCCTGCCTCTCGACAGCCACGTCCGCCGCGCCTTTGACCGAGGCCAGCGCGGAGCCGATTTCACCGGCTTTCTTGGCAAGCACTTCCAGTTCGTCGCCGTAAAGGCGGATGGCCAGCTGGGACCGCGAACCGGCCACCAGTTCGTCTATCCGGCATTGGATCGGCTGGCTGAATCCGCTCGTTATGCCA contains:
- a CDS encoding glycosyltransferase family 39 protein — protein: MMQYAGSPFIQKMAIKDILSFPAFKPDRLKTPVLAAVLLFAIMTTVPFFDTCFRHSFEPDSAEHIATTTAFMQAILKLDPDRLDRPGLHPYGDAQYYFYSGAGLALKAAAAVLNLPAAGNDTSLSILAIRLVSAGADVAAILLLFLLALKLTRSRLAAAMLAVLFALNPQMRSVDLLRIDHLIPPLGIFSLLLCLSILQNPGKARNFAFLGITLALLVNTKITAAVFLPPALYALWRAGGKTAPGNIKSAAYFFLMASLLLSLRIIYAAPSVPALLSARFAHQSAHHALLSVHPYLFYSVNEFHGYGFLFLPLSAATLIVTAYAAFRLKEQKAALTLWAFVPAAVSGLFMPKLSHWGIYYPVMQLLVAGYGLGYLGERFKAGKQLYWRLCAIALGLSALSLNNHSFGPLAAQARARARSIEQTRTRPAQWLREHARPGDRLVCYAHSWANPPVYELGLKIGTEPLNYPYLCYEKLKEFYPPDIDSLSADTDYVLLENIHKTRQLRQLDTLGLAAQAQAWRLFYKQLAGQFPPLVFQADYPNYGLSRVEIFPIKKPRPATSEKQSSAMTENYFRTLSGNPGILP